The region CTGGCGGTGACCAGACTGTTCGCGGACATGGTGGATATGTTGGCGAGGACCAGGTACCACGCCTAAATGTTCTTGATTTACAACGGTTAATGCGGACGATTCCGAAACCGGTTATTGCGATGGTAGCCGGATATGCGATTGGCGGCGGACACGTTCTGCATATATGCTGCGATTTGACCATTGCTGCTGACAATGCCAGATTTGGTCAAACAGGTCCTAAAGTAGGCAGCTTTGACGCCGGTTATGGTGCCGGACTACTGGCAAGTATGGTCGGTCAAAAACGTGCAAGAGAAATTTGGTATTTATGCCGTCAATATAGTGCAGAAGAAGCATATGAAATGGGCATGGTTAACAAGGTCGTACCATTGGAAGAATTGGAATCCGAAACATTGCAGTGGTGTCAGGAAATTCTTGAAAAATCACCAACTGCACTGCGCTTTATGAAAGCATCGTTCAATGCTGCAACAGATGGTCTCGCTGGCCTGCAGCAAATGGGTGGAGACGCGACTCTGCTTTATTATACAACCGATGAGGCAAAAGAAGGTCGCGATGCATTTAAAGAAAAAAGGAAACCGGATTGGGATCAATTTCCACGTTTTCCTTAATTTTAGAAAATGGTATAGAAAACCTTTGCCAATTGTTGGCAAAGGTTTTCCGGTAAAATAGAGACGTTAAAAAAGGTGATTTTACTGGACTTTTTGAACATCCTTGAACAAAGGTGGTTAATGTATGAGTGAAACAATCCCACATTGGTTAACAAAACAAGCTAATATTGCACCAGATCAAACAGCTATCGAACGAGTAAATGGGGATACAATAACTTTTCGACAATTGAAAGAACAAAGTCAACGTTTTGCCAAGCAACTGGCACATGCCGGGGTTAAACGGGGATCACATGTAGCAATTTTATCAAACAATAATACCAAAATGGTTGTTGCACTCCACGCATTAAGTTATCTCGGCGCTGTTTCCGTTATGCTTAATACCCGTCTAACTGCAGATGAATTAGCATTTCAATTGGATGATGCCGCGGTAACGCTTGTATTAACAAGTCTTGAGTATTTAGCTGAAACAAAACAGAAAGCATTTTCCGTACCAACAAAAACATTTGCGGAAATTGATGAACTACCGGAGGCCACTGTTAACCTTGCAACGGAGCTTGATTTAGATGATACATTTACGATCATTTACACATCAGGTACAACCGGCTTCCCCAAAGGTGTCATGCATACATATGGGAACCACTGGTGGAGTGCCATTGGTTCGGTTTTAAACTTGGGGTTGCAGGAAAATGATAAATGGCTTTGTACATTACCCATATTTCATGTGAGTGGGCTGTCTATCTTTATAAAAAGTGTGATCTATGGAATGCCTGTCTACTTTATGGATAAATTTAATGAAAGTATTGTCCATGATGCGATCATGAACCGAGGGGTAACTGCTGTTTCGGTTGTTACGGTTATGTTGCAACGTCTGGTAAAGATGCTGGAAGGGGAAAGGTATCCTGATTCATTTCGCTGTATGCTGCTTGGTGGCGGACCAGCTCCAAAACCACTGTTAGAAAAAGCAAAAGCTTCCTCTGTGCCGGTGTTTCAATCGTACGGTATGACAGAAACTTCATCACAAATTGTGACCTTAAGTCCTCCTGATGCATTGAAGAAGATTGGCTCAGCTGGAAAGCCATTAGTTCCTGCGCAATTACAGATTGATCATCCGGATGACAATCCTGTTGGTGAAATTTATGTCAAAGGTCCAATGGTCACCCATGGGTATTTTAACAATGAAGCCGCAACCGAACAGAAGATACGTAATGGCTGGCTTGCGACCGGAGATCTTGGCTATTTGGATGAAGATGGGTTCTTATATGTAGTGGACCGAAGAAATGATTTAATTATTTCCGGTGGTGAGAATGTTTATCCTTCCGAAGTTGAGAGTGTTCTGTCTGGTATGGAACAAGTGGCCGAAATTGGTGTCGTGGGAAAACGGGATGACAAATGGGGGCAAGTACCTGTCGCGTTTGTGGTTAGAGAAGGACATATTACAGAAGCTGAGATTATGGATTATGCGGCACAGCATCTGGCGAAATATAAGCATCCTAAGGCAATTTATTTTGTGGATTCCTTGCCAAGAAATGCATCCAACAAACTCGTCCGCGGTGAATTGAAAAAGTTGCTGGAGTAAGCCTGGATAATAGGAATCTTTCATTTACTTACAAAACAACACTTCTGCTTTTTTAATACATGAAAATTTATTGGTTAAGCCACATTAATAGCAGGAGGTGTTGCGGTATGGAAAAGAAAAAGTATTTTGTAAATATGGGCAGTCAAGAAATTTCATCAGTTAAATATGGTAACAATGAGGAATTGGTCATTTATGCCACGGAGGATGAAGCCAGGGAATTACGGGGGAAAATGGAAGGGATGAATGATGCGGATATAGGTGCGTTTTGGCGGGCGCACGTACCAATAATGCCTTATCATCACGATCAAGCCAATGATGATTATGATAGCGGAATAACGGAAGCATTAAAAATGATCTATGACCTTGGTAATGAGGAGACAAAGCGGCATATAACAGATATGGGGGTTTTAGGCGACAGACCTTTATAGTACCAATGACTGTGCAATTGGTATAGTATATGCAAGTTAAATTGCTATACGATAAAAGCAGCTCCGGCTTCGTGAAAGAATGGCCGGGGCTTTTTATTACCGTTAAGCCAGCGTGAAATAGTAATAATTATTCGAGTTACTATTTCTTCACGATTCGGATAGAGCCATGTGAAAATATCGACCCTGGTGTGATACAATTGATTAACAACAAGTCCAAATAAACCGGCCATGGCACATAAGTTAGGTCGATTAGGACTGTTAGTGATTTTGAATATAATGTTGAAATGAAGGCAGTTGAACAATGAATATTTTTAGAGATTATTACAATAATCAAGTAAAACTTTCTTTTGCGGACCATCCTTATTCCGAACACCCAAAACATGTGTGGGTGATTTGCAAATTCAAAAACGATTGGCTTTTGACCAATCATAAGGACCGGGGTTACGAATTTCCTGGTGGCAAAGTGGAAAAAGGGGAAACAGCCGAAGAGGCAGCCATTCGTGAAGTGATGGAGGAAACCGGCGGAACAGTCGAGAAAATGACCTATATTGGCCAATATCTAGTTGCCGGAA is a window of Lentibacillus daqui DNA encoding:
- the menB gene encoding 1,4-dihydroxy-2-naphthoyl-CoA synthase, producing MTVQWEQAKEYKEIIYEKYNGVAKVTMNRPRVHNAFTPLTVNEMIDAFADARDDSSIGVIILTGAGDKAFCSGGDQTVRGHGGYVGEDQVPRLNVLDLQRLMRTIPKPVIAMVAGYAIGGGHVLHICCDLTIAADNARFGQTGPKVGSFDAGYGAGLLASMVGQKRAREIWYLCRQYSAEEAYEMGMVNKVVPLEELESETLQWCQEILEKSPTALRFMKASFNAATDGLAGLQQMGGDATLLYYTTDEAKEGRDAFKEKRKPDWDQFPRFP
- a CDS encoding o-succinylbenzoate--CoA ligase — encoded protein: MSETIPHWLTKQANIAPDQTAIERVNGDTITFRQLKEQSQRFAKQLAHAGVKRGSHVAILSNNNTKMVVALHALSYLGAVSVMLNTRLTADELAFQLDDAAVTLVLTSLEYLAETKQKAFSVPTKTFAEIDELPEATVNLATELDLDDTFTIIYTSGTTGFPKGVMHTYGNHWWSAIGSVLNLGLQENDKWLCTLPIFHVSGLSIFIKSVIYGMPVYFMDKFNESIVHDAIMNRGVTAVSVVTVMLQRLVKMLEGERYPDSFRCMLLGGGPAPKPLLEKAKASSVPVFQSYGMTETSSQIVTLSPPDALKKIGSAGKPLVPAQLQIDHPDDNPVGEIYVKGPMVTHGYFNNEAATEQKIRNGWLATGDLGYLDEDGFLYVVDRRNDLIISGGENVYPSEVESVLSGMEQVAEIGVVGKRDDKWGQVPVAFVVREGHITEAEIMDYAAQHLAKYKHPKAIYFVDSLPRNASNKLVRGELKKLLE
- a CDS encoding hydrolase translates to MEKKKYFVNMGSQEISSVKYGNNEELVIYATEDEARELRGKMEGMNDADIGAFWRAHVPIMPYHHDQANDDYDSGITEALKMIYDLGNEETKRHITDMGVLGDRPL
- the ytkD gene encoding RNA deprotection pyrophosphohydrolase; this encodes MNIFRDYYNNQVKLSFADHPYSEHPKHVWVICKFKNDWLLTNHKDRGYEFPGGKVEKGETAEEAAIREVMEETGGTVEKMTYIGQYLVAGKAETIIKNVYFATIKELKQQHTYYETQGPVLLNSIPDDVKHNAQYSFIMKDDVLPCCLAYLRKNADI